From one Planktothrix sp. FACHB-1365 genomic stretch:
- a CDS encoding transposase family protein, which produces ELVVDSYEQPRERPTDNEEQKKYYSGKKKTHTFKNQVIVMPN; this is translated from the coding sequence TGAGTTAGTAGTAGATAGCTATGAACAGCCCAGGGAAAGACCAACAGACAATGAAGAGCAGAAAAAATATTACTCAGGAAAGAAAAAGACACATACCTTTAAAAATCAAGTCATTGTCATGCCAAATTGA